CTTCCTGGGCTTCGTGCAGATCATCGTCTACACCGGCGCGATCATGATGCTGTTCCTGTTCGTGCTGATGCTGGTCGGCCGGGACAGCTCGGACTCGGTCGTGGAGGTGCTGCGCGGGCAGCGGCTCGCGGCGGCCGTGCTCGGCATCGGGTTCGCCGGCCTCGTGGTCGGCTCCCTGGCCCGCGCGCTCACCGACGTGGACGCGATCGGCCTGGCCCAGCAGAACACCCAGAACGGCGGCAACGTCGCCAACATCGGGCAGTTGCTGTTCACCGACTTCCTGTTCCCGTTCGAACTGACCTCCGCCCTGCTGATCACGGCGGCGGTCGGCGCGATGGTGCTCGCCTTCACCTCCAAGTCCAAGGAGGCGAAGAAGACGCAGAAGGAACTGGTCGAGGAGCGCTTCCGCGGCGACCGGGTCGGCTCGCTGCCCGGCCCCGGCGTGTTCGCCACGGCCAACTCGGTGGCCACCCCGGCGCTGCTGCCCGACGGCTCGGTGGCCAAGGAGTCGCTGTCGGAGCTCATCGAGACGACGGCGAAGGAACGGCTGGAGGACGACGTCGCCGAGGTCACCGGCACGGCGCACCAGCCCGACGCGCACGCGCTCAAGGGAGACCGGTCGTGACCCCCACCTACTACCTGCTGCTGTCCGCCCTGCTGTTCAGCCTCGGCGCGGTGGGCGTGCTGGTGCGGCGCAACGCCATCGTCGTGTTCATGTGCGTCGAGCTGATGCTCAACGCC
This DNA window, taken from Saccharothrix variisporea, encodes the following:
- a CDS encoding NADH-quinone oxidoreductase subunit J codes for the protein MNLLLQPDTVERVVDTVTTGEAVAFWILGPLALAGALGMLFARNAVHSALWLVLTMLSLGVLYMVQQAPFLGFVQIIVYTGAIMMLFLFVLMLVGRDSSDSVVEVLRGQRLAAAVLGIGFAGLVVGSLARALTDVDAIGLAQQNTQNGGNVANIGQLLFTDFLFPFELTSALLITAAVGAMVLAFTSKSKEAKKTQKELVEERFRGDRVGSLPGPGVFATANSVATPALLPDGSVAKESLSELIETTAKERLEDDVAEVTGTAHQPDAHALKGDRS